The DNA region ATTTTTCAAGCGATGTCCAGCCGCCACATTTCTTCGAAGAGTGGTCGCGAGACTACTACCTTGAAGCCATCAGCCGCCTTCATTCTGCGGGGAAATTCGTTGCAATGCATGTAGACGGGCGATTGAAGGGTGCACTGGCGATGATTCGCGCTACAGGCGCCGATTGTGCTGATGCGGTAACACCCGCACCCATGGGCGATCTAACGCCAGATGAATGCCGGTCAGAGGCAGGCCCAGAGCTTATCCTTTCTGGCGGCGTTTCGCCGGAACTCTGGCTACCCAACACAAACATCGAAGACTTTAGGTATGCTGTAATGCGATGGCTGAATCTCAGGAAGCAAAGCCCTCGGCTAATCGCTAATGCCGGCGACCAAGTTCCTCCAGGAGCAGAAGAAAGCCGGATTGCTCTGATGCGCGATTTGGTTGAGAAATACGGCAAATACTAGCGCTTTGCTACCACAACTCTTTCAACAGTTCAATCATGTACTTGAAATTCTCAAACTTGGCGTTTGGGGGAACGGCGTGGTCAACTGCAGGAATCCAGCCAAGACGCGCATAAAGCTTGGTTGCCTTTGGAACTACCTCTGCCTCAACATCAGCCCTTTCGCCAATTAGACAACGTTTATCCAAACCACCAATGAAAAGGAACTGTGGGTATTTCTCAGCATACTCAACAATGTCTTGCTCGGCAGCTATCTCAACAGGGCTTGTGCCGTCTACCCCAGCTTCGATCCAAAAAGGAATCAATTCGCTTATGTGCCCGTCGCTGTCAACGAATACTTTGTCTGCACAGATACTCTT from Armatimonadota bacterium includes:
- a CDS encoding uroporphyrinogen decarboxylase family protein; translated protein: FSSDVQPPHFFEEWSRDYYLEAISRLHSAGKFVAMHVDGRLKGALAMIRATGADCADAVTPAPMGDLTPDECRSEAGPELILSGGVSPELWLPNTNIEDFRYAVMRWLNLRKQSPRLIANAGDQVPPGAEESRIALMRDLVEKYGKY